One genomic region from Streptomyces sp. NBC_01304 encodes:
- a CDS encoding 3-oxoacyl-ACP synthase III family protein, with protein sequence MGVYSPALGGTGIIGTGSYLPERIVSNDMVGALARVDGEWIERKTGIRERRYAADHEACSDLAVQAAVQAMADAGAEPDDIAWIIVATSTPDHPQPATAAFVQHRLGAYRAAAFDVNAVCAGFIAALHTGARLLAAPETTGERRLALVIGSDVYSRILDFGDRRTAPLFGDGAGAVVLGPVREGRGLLGTGMRTDGHLHDLIGVTAGGSREPASEKTVARGDHFFRMQGRGVRDFVVTQLPDFVAGTLDAFGVSGDEVAHFVPHQANGEMLRGVSAELGLPAARVHLPVELHGNTGSASIPLALDHARAAGQLTDGELVLLAGFGGGMTLGTCLLRWGR encoded by the coding sequence ATGGGCGTCTACTCGCCCGCCCTGGGCGGCACCGGCATCATCGGCACCGGCTCCTATCTGCCCGAACGCATCGTCAGCAACGACATGGTGGGCGCCCTGGCCCGGGTCGACGGCGAGTGGATCGAACGCAAGACGGGCATCCGCGAGCGCCGGTACGCGGCCGACCACGAGGCCTGCTCGGACCTCGCGGTGCAGGCCGCCGTGCAGGCCATGGCGGATGCGGGCGCCGAGCCGGACGACATCGCGTGGATCATCGTAGCGACGTCCACGCCCGACCATCCGCAGCCGGCCACGGCCGCGTTCGTGCAGCACCGGCTCGGCGCGTACCGGGCGGCGGCCTTCGACGTGAACGCCGTGTGCGCCGGGTTCATCGCCGCGCTGCACACCGGCGCCAGGCTGCTCGCCGCGCCCGAGACCACCGGTGAGCGGCGGCTCGCCCTCGTCATCGGCAGCGACGTGTACTCGCGCATCCTCGACTTCGGGGACCGCAGGACCGCCCCGCTGTTCGGCGACGGCGCGGGCGCGGTGGTGCTCGGCCCGGTGCGCGAGGGCCGGGGCCTGCTCGGCACCGGCATGCGCACCGACGGGCATCTGCACGACCTCATCGGCGTCACCGCGGGCGGCAGCCGGGAGCCCGCCTCGGAGAAGACCGTGGCCCGCGGCGATCACTTCTTCCGGATGCAGGGGCGGGGCGTACGGGACTTCGTCGTCACGCAGCTGCCGGACTTCGTGGCGGGCACGCTCGACGCCTTCGGCGTGAGCGGCGACGAGGTCGCCCACTTCGTGCCGCACCAGGCCAACGGTGAGATGCTGCGCGGCGTCTCGGCCGAGCTGGGGCTGCCGGCGGCCCGTGTCCACCTCCCGGTGGAGCTGCACGGCAACACCGGCAGCGCCTCGATTCCGCTCGCCCTCGACCACGCGCGCGCCGCCGGGCAGTTGACCGACGGGGAGCTGGTGCTGCTCGCCGGGTTCGGCGGCGGGATGACGCTGGGGACCTGTTTGCTGCGGTGGGGGCGTTGA
- a CDS encoding thioesterase II family protein: MTGIPGDSPWFRNYRPAPDAPTRLFCLPHAGGSASFYFPVARALAPRTEVFGVQYPGRQDRRDEPAVRDLETLADQICDALRPAADERPYALFGHSMGAILGFLIARRMEAEGIGPAELFVSGRRAPVLDRDDSRQPGTDEEVIAEIRALDGTGGELLEDPEMLDMILPALRGDYAAVRRYRYRPGASLSCPVTAFTGDDDPKADVDEVRAWEGLTLGGFRLRVLPGGHFFLVDQQDEVLGTVAERLALARTPAAV, from the coding sequence ATGACGGGAATCCCCGGCGACAGCCCCTGGTTCAGGAACTACCGCCCTGCCCCCGACGCGCCCACGCGCCTGTTCTGCCTGCCGCACGCCGGTGGATCCGCCAGCTTCTACTTCCCGGTGGCCCGAGCCCTCGCGCCCCGGACCGAGGTGTTCGGCGTGCAGTATCCCGGCCGCCAGGACCGGCGTGACGAGCCCGCCGTGCGGGACCTGGAGACGCTGGCCGACCAGATCTGCGACGCGCTGCGACCGGCGGCGGACGAGCGGCCGTACGCGCTGTTCGGGCACAGTATGGGGGCCATCCTGGGCTTTCTGATCGCCCGCAGGATGGAGGCCGAGGGGATCGGTCCCGCCGAGCTCTTCGTGTCCGGGCGCAGGGCGCCCGTCCTCGATCGCGACGACAGCCGGCAGCCGGGGACGGACGAGGAAGTCATCGCGGAGATAAGGGCGTTGGACGGCACCGGCGGGGAGCTGCTCGAGGACCCGGAGATGCTGGACATGATCCTGCCGGCGCTGCGCGGCGACTATGCGGCCGTACGCCGCTACCGCTACCGGCCGGGAGCCTCGCTCAGTTGTCCCGTGACCGCGTTCACCGGCGACGACGACCCCAAGGCCGACGTCGACGAGGTGCGTGCCTGGGAGGGGCTCACCCTGGGCGGATTCCGTCTTCGGGTGCTGCCCGGTGGGCACTTCTTCCTGGTCGACCAGCAGGACGAGGTGTTGGGGACGGTCGCGGAGCGCCTTGCCCTCGCCCGGACGCCGGCGGCCGTCTGA
- a CDS encoding 3-hydroxyacyl-CoA dehydrogenase family protein: MTDQTGETGQTGQTKISLPVYGVVGLGSIGESLLRLLHAAGHAVIAVDTDLDVLARVDKRLKALDGGPSGPEITFTADHSLLRSAGLIVEAVPDSAAAKSRVLHQITAACEPGTPILTSTAGQSVARLAIATGRPADVAGLRFFTPPVPGAPVVPVRTALTSASTAEATDALVAAASLVPVEVGAGPAADATALVLGLLNRSVVLCSEGYATQADIDTAMRLGCGLPQGPLEMLDHIGLDTAHEALTGLWRRTGDCAFEPAPLLSRMVADERYGRKTGDGFYAYDECGDKLAPAADGPAVSGARTVRRVGVVGSGAMARGIAEVTAAAGHPTVLVARGADKAAQALEAIAESLTRGVRRGKVTVETKAAALELLSGAHELSSLADCDLVIEAVAEDLDVKRAVFTALGEACAPGTVLATTTSSLSVAACAEAAGRPGDVVGIHFFNPAPVMKLVELVRTDTVAPDVLATALAFCRGLGKTTVPCPDRTGFIVNSLLFPYLGAAMALLDRPGTDIEVTDSAVQRGFGYPMGPFALLDTIGLDVSLAIQDRLYERFMTPEYEPSAPLAELVGAGFLGRKNKRGLRTGGATR; this comes from the coding sequence ATGACCGACCAGACCGGAGAGACCGGACAGACCGGACAGACCAAGATTTCCCTGCCGGTGTACGGCGTCGTCGGCCTGGGCTCGATCGGCGAGTCCCTGCTGCGGCTGCTGCACGCGGCCGGGCACGCGGTGATCGCCGTCGACACCGACCTCGATGTGCTCGCCCGGGTGGACAAGCGGCTCAAGGCGCTCGACGGCGGCCCGTCGGGTCCGGAGATCACCTTCACCGCCGACCACTCGCTGCTGCGCTCGGCGGGCCTAATCGTCGAGGCAGTGCCGGACTCGGCGGCCGCCAAGTCCCGGGTGCTGCACCAGATCACGGCGGCCTGTGAGCCCGGCACCCCGATCCTGACCAGCACGGCGGGGCAGTCCGTCGCCCGCCTCGCCATCGCGACCGGGCGGCCCGCGGACGTCGCGGGGCTGCGCTTCTTCACCCCGCCGGTGCCGGGCGCGCCCGTCGTCCCGGTCCGCACGGCCCTGACCTCGGCGAGCACCGCCGAGGCGACCGACGCGCTGGTGGCTGCCGCGTCCCTGGTGCCGGTCGAGGTGGGCGCCGGGCCCGCCGCCGACGCCACGGCGCTGGTCCTCGGCCTTCTGAACCGTTCCGTCGTGCTGTGCAGCGAGGGCTACGCCACGCAGGCCGACATCGACACGGCGATGCGGCTGGGCTGCGGACTGCCGCAGGGCCCGCTGGAGATGCTCGACCACATCGGTCTCGACACCGCCCACGAGGCCCTGACCGGCCTGTGGCGGCGTACCGGCGACTGTGCCTTCGAACCCGCCCCGTTGCTGAGCCGGATGGTCGCCGACGAGCGCTACGGCCGTAAGACCGGTGACGGCTTCTACGCCTACGACGAGTGCGGCGACAAGCTCGCTCCGGCGGCCGACGGACCGGCCGTCTCGGGCGCCCGGACGGTTCGGCGCGTGGGCGTCGTCGGCTCCGGTGCCATGGCCCGGGGCATCGCCGAGGTCACCGCGGCGGCCGGCCACCCGACGGTCCTGGTCGCGCGCGGCGCGGACAAGGCCGCGCAGGCCCTGGAGGCGATCGCCGAGTCGCTGACCCGCGGGGTACGCCGGGGCAAGGTCACCGTCGAGACCAAGGCCGCGGCCCTCGAACTCCTCAGTGGCGCACACGAGTTGTCGTCGCTGGCCGACTGCGATCTGGTCATCGAGGCGGTCGCCGAGGATCTCGACGTCAAGCGCGCGGTGTTCACGGCGCTCGGCGAGGCCTGCGCCCCGGGCACGGTGCTCGCGACCACGACCTCCAGCCTCTCCGTCGCCGCGTGCGCCGAGGCCGCGGGCCGGCCGGGCGACGTCGTCGGCATCCACTTCTTCAATCCGGCTCCGGTGATGAAGCTGGTGGAGCTGGTGCGCACGGACACCGTCGCCCCGGACGTCCTCGCCACCGCGCTGGCCTTCTGCCGGGGCCTGGGCAAGACCACGGTGCCCTGCCCGGACCGCACCGGGTTCATCGTGAACAGCCTGCTGTTCCCCTACCTCGGCGCGGCCATGGCGCTCCTCGACCGCCCCGGCACGGACATCGAGGTGACCGACAGCGCGGTCCAGCGCGGATTCGGCTATCCCATGGGCCCGTTCGCGCTGCTCGACACCATCGGCCTGGACGTCTCGCTCGCCATCCAGGACCGCCTGTACGAACGCTTCATGACGCCGGAGTACGAACCCTCCGCGCCGCTCGCCGAGTTGGTGGGCGCCGGCTTCCTCGGGCGCAAGAACAAGCGGGGGCTGCGCACGGGCGGGGCTACGCGCTGA
- a CDS encoding thioesterase II family protein — protein sequence MILGSGELFEEGRDMADEQPVALHCFAHAGAGVSSFYGWPADLGDQVRAVPHLLPGREGRRREERVTGREALLADLMGHFTGEQGPSAPYVLYGHSLGAMVAYTLTRALYEAGLPTPALLAVGACPPPDAASDLSDACRESDEELLRMLGDVGAVPANATAGGFWHRAVMPVLRDDLTLADALRVAARVPLAGGPLPVPLLAVAGADDPLAQPEVMAGWRRWSTGPVITRTVPGDHFFVRGHELPRLLRRACLVARRTADDRTPAGALA from the coding sequence GTGATCCTCGGGAGCGGTGAACTCTTCGAGGAGGGACGGGACATGGCCGACGAGCAGCCCGTGGCACTGCACTGCTTCGCACATGCCGGGGCGGGTGTGTCGTCCTTCTACGGCTGGCCCGCCGACCTCGGCGACCAGGTGCGGGCCGTGCCCCATCTGCTGCCGGGGCGGGAAGGACGGCGCCGCGAGGAGCGGGTGACGGGGCGCGAGGCCCTGCTCGCCGATCTGATGGGGCACTTCACGGGGGAGCAGGGGCCCAGCGCCCCGTACGTCCTCTACGGACACAGCCTCGGCGCGATGGTGGCGTACACGCTGACCCGCGCCCTGTACGAGGCCGGACTGCCCACGCCCGCGCTGCTCGCCGTCGGGGCCTGCCCGCCGCCGGACGCCGCATCCGATCTGTCGGACGCCTGCCGCGAGAGCGACGAGGAGCTGCTGCGCATGCTCGGCGACGTGGGCGCCGTGCCGGCGAACGCCACGGCCGGCGGGTTCTGGCACCGGGCCGTGATGCCGGTGCTCCGCGACGACCTCACCCTCGCCGACGCACTGCGCGTCGCCGCCCGCGTCCCGCTCGCGGGCGGGCCGCTGCCCGTGCCGCTGCTCGCCGTCGCCGGGGCGGACGACCCCCTGGCGCAGCCCGAGGTGATGGCGGGCTGGCGGCGCTGGAGCACCGGCCCCGTGATCACCCGCACCGTGCCGGGCGACCACTTCTTCGTCCGCGGCCACGAGCTGCCGCGCCTGCTCCGGCGCGCCTGCCTGGTGGCACGGCGCACCGCGGACGACCGCACCCCGGCCGGCGCGCTCGCCTGA
- a CDS encoding thioesterase II family protein yields the protein MELRLFVFHHAGGSHLLYRDWPSLFPADWDVRLLDAPGRGLLADLPAIGDVDELVDHFRTTLAPELTGTYALFGHSMGGLIAYELTRRLLDEGRTPPVWLGLSARAVPRPVHEREQRHLLPDAELRRELAAMGGTPAAVLDDPELWELFAPAIRCDLRLVETWTPAPETGPMPVPLSVYGGTEDATAPRARLAPWSERAERFLGLQLFAGGHFYFQSDPAALTGRITHDIRRALQLARPARTVGA from the coding sequence ATGGAACTGCGCCTGTTCGTGTTCCACCACGCCGGTGGTTCCCATCTGCTGTACCGCGACTGGCCGTCCCTCTTCCCCGCCGACTGGGACGTACGCCTGCTCGACGCGCCGGGCCGGGGCCTGCTGGCCGACCTCCCGGCCATCGGGGACGTGGACGAACTCGTCGATCACTTCCGCACCACGCTCGCCCCCGAACTCACCGGCACCTACGCCCTGTTCGGGCACAGCATGGGCGGCCTCATCGCCTATGAGCTCACCCGCCGGCTGCTCGACGAGGGCCGCACCCCGCCCGTCTGGCTCGGCCTCTCGGCGCGCGCCGTACCCCGTCCCGTCCATGAGCGCGAGCAACGCCATCTGCTGCCCGACGCGGAGCTGCGCCGCGAGCTGGCCGCGATGGGCGGCACGCCCGCCGCCGTACTCGACGACCCCGAGCTGTGGGAGCTGTTCGCGCCCGCCATCCGCTGCGACCTGCGCCTGGTCGAGACGTGGACGCCCGCGCCCGAGACGGGCCCGATGCCCGTACCGCTGTCCGTGTACGGCGGCACCGAGGACGCGACGGCGCCGCGCGCCCGGCTGGCCCCGTGGTCCGAGCGCGCCGAGCGCTTCCTCGGTCTGCAGCTCTTCGCGGGTGGGCACTTCTACTTCCAGTCCGACCCCGCCGCGCTGACGGGACGCATCACCCACGACATCCGCCGGGCCCTCCAACTGGCCCGGCCCGCCCGCACGGTGGGGGCATGA
- a CDS encoding AfsR/SARP family transcriptional regulator — protein sequence MEIRVLGPLSADVNGGSIVPTAGKPRQILALLAFYPGRVIPVPTLMEEIWGTELPQSAMTTLQTYILQVRRRLGTAMGPDAPGSAKEVLATRHGGYLLQIPPEQVDVHRYEQLVTAGQNAFEEGADDRAANAFRDALAMWNGPALVDVRVGPILEIEVMRLEESRLVTVERRIDADLRLGRHTELIAELTDLIARHPQHEGLHSQAMVALYRSGRQATALDVYRRLRARLIEDLGVEPSPQLQRLHQAMLTVDPALDVICGPRRSSTFDLYAA from the coding sequence ATGGAGATACGGGTTCTGGGTCCGTTGAGCGCCGATGTCAACGGGGGATCCATCGTTCCGACGGCAGGTAAGCCACGGCAGATTCTGGCCCTGCTCGCTTTCTATCCGGGCCGGGTGATCCCGGTGCCCACACTCATGGAGGAGATCTGGGGGACCGAGCTCCCGCAGAGCGCGATGACCACGCTGCAGACGTACATCCTTCAGGTGCGCCGACGGCTCGGTACCGCCATGGGCCCGGACGCGCCGGGCTCCGCGAAGGAGGTCCTGGCCACCCGCCACGGCGGCTATCTGCTGCAGATACCGCCCGAGCAGGTCGACGTGCACCGCTATGAACAGCTCGTCACGGCGGGCCAGAACGCCTTCGAGGAGGGCGCCGACGACCGGGCCGCGAACGCCTTCCGGGACGCCCTCGCGATGTGGAACGGGCCCGCCCTGGTGGACGTACGGGTCGGACCGATCCTCGAGATAGAGGTCATGCGCCTCGAGGAGAGCCGGCTCGTCACCGTGGAGCGGCGCATCGACGCGGATCTGCGCCTCGGCCGGCACACCGAACTCATCGCCGAGCTCACCGATCTGATCGCCCGTCACCCCCAGCACGAGGGGCTGCACTCGCAGGCGATGGTGGCGCTGTACCGGTCGGGCCGGCAGGCCACGGCCCTCGACGTCTACCGCAGGCTGCGGGCCCGGCTGATCGAGGACCTGGGCGTGGAGCCGTCACCGCAGCTCCAGCGGTTGCACCAGGCGATGCTCACGGTCGACCCGGCGCTCGACGTCATCTGCGGGCCGCGCCGCAGCTCCACGTTCGATCTCTACGCGGCCTGA
- a CDS encoding AfsR/SARP family transcriptional regulator yields MTVLGVGRPATVDGRCDEQTEFRILGPVEIRNGRTQTDIVPSGSKQRALLSAFVIHAGQLLSVDQLTEELWGAKPPSNAPNALQAHVARLRRLLPAPGEPDAPDPGHEWISTLPTGYLLSLGRATTDAQHFHRLSAKGREAAAFDAGHSAQLLRQALSLWRGPALQDSRYGPICTREADRLEENRLTALEALYGARLHCAQHGEITGELEKLTADHPLRERFYDLLMVALYRSGRQAEALGVYERARRRLLDALGVEPGPALRGRMASILNHAPDLAAPQQPRYTAIPARSATLTDALDLGGEIARMQRRIDELNREQEALVRRFDTLVAQLPETAPATEPGA; encoded by the coding sequence ATGACCGTCCTGGGCGTCGGCCGGCCCGCCACGGTCGACGGCCGGTGCGACGAGCAGACCGAGTTCCGGATCCTGGGGCCGGTGGAGATCCGCAACGGGCGCACCCAGACGGACATCGTGCCGTCCGGGTCCAAACAGCGCGCCCTGCTCTCGGCGTTCGTGATCCACGCCGGGCAGCTGCTCTCCGTCGACCAGCTCACCGAGGAACTCTGGGGCGCCAAGCCCCCGTCGAACGCCCCGAACGCACTGCAGGCCCATGTGGCGCGGCTGCGCAGGCTGCTGCCCGCGCCGGGCGAACCGGACGCGCCCGACCCCGGCCATGAGTGGATCAGCACCCTGCCCACGGGCTATCTGCTGAGCCTCGGCCGGGCCACCACCGACGCCCAGCACTTCCACCGGCTGTCCGCGAAGGGCCGCGAGGCCGCGGCCTTCGACGCCGGGCACTCGGCCCAACTCCTGCGCCAGGCCCTGTCGTTGTGGCGGGGGCCCGCACTGCAGGACAGCCGGTACGGGCCGATCTGCACCCGCGAGGCGGACCGTCTGGAGGAGAACCGGCTGACCGCGCTCGAGGCGCTGTACGGGGCGCGGCTGCACTGTGCGCAGCACGGCGAGATCACCGGCGAGCTGGAGAAGCTGACGGCCGACCATCCGCTGCGCGAACGCTTCTACGACCTGCTGATGGTGGCCCTGTACCGCAGCGGCAGGCAGGCCGAGGCGCTCGGCGTGTACGAGCGGGCCCGCCGCCGTCTGCTCGACGCCCTCGGCGTCGAGCCGGGCCCCGCGCTGCGCGGCCGGATGGCGTCGATCCTCAACCACGCCCCCGACCTCGCCGCTCCGCAGCAGCCGCGGTACACCGCGATCCCCGCACGCTCCGCGACGCTGACCGACGCGCTGGACCTCGGCGGCGAGATCGCCCGGATGCAGCGCCGCATCGATGAACTCAACCGCGAGCAGGAGGCGTTGGTACGCCGCTTCGACACCTTGGTCGCGCAGCTGCCCGAGACCGCGCCGGCGACGGAACCGGGCGCCTGA
- a CDS encoding helix-turn-helix transcriptional regulator — MESQLRGPELALLDELFADVRRGVGRAAYVTGSPGTGKSALLDRAARRARELGLPVLSAAASPAEAELPLGVVGQLLSHTGREATNAAAVDTLYEALRDTDGPVVVVVDDVEHTDEPSARCLLYLCGRFAASGILLLMAGRPQPRSAPPAPLAALLGHARCTAVELRTLDEDGVTAFLGAPTGAGLDTLAARRLAPAWHRATGGNLRLLLALLDDHRACEPVRPSGPVAGSAYKQAVIACLRPAGSAAWTAARALAVLGDAATLTLLARLLGVHERAAARTLEALDATGLLLGGRLRHEGMRAAVLEELPAAECGRLHTEAARLLSESGGEPRAVARHLVAAQAMGGMEPAPAWAVPQLVEAGSRALRDREPRQAAEFLRTAHRASGDAEQRAALLEMLARTAWEADPAAAVQYLPPLEGELAAGRLETGRAVGALGLLLWHGRITEATRAVTGVGHLGLRDQALPAAARELWSRLGHICPETLAALPGPTGVRAPQEAEGEAERVLQTLAHDHASPPPSVAGVLSALLHAGETERAAQWSALLADADPTGATVARRAVLAAAAAVVEARTGAYERASQQAHQALELLGPGAWGVAIGMPLSAAVLAATRRGRYEEAARQLRIPVPDAMFRTRAGPHYLLARGHFQLAVGRPRAALGDFHACRDLTAPWQPAPGGTVLDWRTPAAAAARALRGGAQRDGDPIAALTRAEQRVAVLAAHGCTNRGIAARLYVTPSTVEQHLTRIYRKLSLKSRSDLAELIAA, encoded by the coding sequence GTGGAGTCGCAGCTGCGAGGTCCTGAACTCGCCCTGCTGGACGAGCTGTTCGCGGACGTCCGACGGGGCGTGGGCCGTGCGGCGTACGTCACCGGCAGCCCCGGCACCGGCAAGAGCGCACTCCTCGACCGTGCGGCCCGGCGGGCCCGGGAGCTCGGCCTTCCGGTACTGAGCGCCGCCGCGTCGCCCGCCGAGGCGGAGCTGCCGCTCGGCGTGGTGGGCCAGTTGCTCAGCCACACCGGGCGCGAAGCAACGAACGCCGCCGCCGTGGACACCCTGTACGAGGCGCTGCGGGACACCGACGGCCCCGTGGTCGTCGTCGTGGACGACGTGGAGCACACGGACGAGCCGTCCGCGCGCTGCCTGCTCTACCTGTGCGGGCGTTTCGCGGCCTCCGGGATCCTCCTGCTCATGGCGGGCCGGCCGCAGCCCCGCTCCGCCCCGCCCGCGCCGCTGGCCGCGCTGCTCGGGCATGCCAGGTGCACCGCGGTGGAGCTGCGGACGCTGGACGAGGACGGGGTCACCGCGTTCCTGGGCGCGCCGACGGGCGCGGGCCTCGACACATTGGCGGCGCGGCGGCTCGCCCCTGCCTGGCACCGGGCCACCGGCGGGAACCTCCGGCTGCTGCTCGCCCTGCTCGACGACCACCGCGCCTGCGAACCGGTACGGCCGTCGGGACCGGTGGCCGGGTCCGCGTACAAGCAGGCGGTCATCGCCTGTCTGCGCCCCGCCGGATCGGCGGCGTGGACTGCCGCACGCGCCCTGGCCGTACTCGGCGACGCGGCGACGCTCACCCTGCTCGCGCGGCTGCTCGGCGTCCACGAACGGGCCGCGGCCCGCACCCTCGAAGCCCTCGACGCCACCGGCCTGCTCCTCGGCGGGCGGCTGCGTCACGAAGGGATGCGTGCGGCCGTCCTGGAGGAACTGCCCGCTGCGGAGTGCGGCCGGCTGCACACCGAGGCCGCCCGGCTGCTGAGCGAGAGCGGCGGTGAACCCCGCGCCGTGGCCCGGCACTTGGTGGCCGCACAGGCCATGGGCGGCATGGAGCCGGCACCCGCATGGGCCGTGCCCCAGCTCGTCGAGGCGGGCAGCCGGGCGCTGCGGGACCGGGAACCCCGGCAGGCCGCGGAGTTCCTGCGCACCGCACACCGGGCGAGCGGCGACGCGGAGCAGCGCGCCGCCCTGCTCGAAATGCTTGCCCGCACCGCATGGGAAGCGGACCCGGCCGCGGCCGTCCAGTACCTGCCGCCTCTGGAGGGCGAGTTGGCGGCCGGACGGCTCGAAACCGGGCGGGCCGTCGGGGCCCTGGGCCTGCTGCTGTGGCACGGACGGATCACCGAGGCCACGCGTGCCGTCACCGGTGTGGGGCACCTGGGCCTCCGTGACCAAGCCCTTCCCGCCGCCGCGCGCGAGCTGTGGTCCCGGCTCGGGCACATCTGCCCCGAAACCCTCGCAGCGCTGCCCGGCCCCACCGGCGTACGAGCACCTCAAGAAGCCGAGGGGGAAGCGGAGCGCGTACTGCAGACGCTCGCCCATGACCACGCCTCGCCCCCGCCCTCCGTCGCCGGTGTCCTGTCCGCCCTGCTGCACGCGGGGGAGACGGAGCGGGCCGCCCAGTGGTCCGCGCTGCTGGCCGACGCGGACCCGACGGGCGCCACCGTGGCCCGACGCGCGGTCCTCGCGGCGGCCGCCGCGGTGGTCGAGGCCAGGACCGGGGCGTACGAACGTGCCTCCCAACAAGCCCACCAGGCCCTGGAATTGCTCGGTCCGGGGGCGTGGGGCGTGGCCATCGGAATGCCGCTGTCGGCGGCCGTCCTGGCGGCGACCCGCCGAGGCCGGTACGAGGAGGCGGCGCGGCAGCTGCGGATCCCGGTGCCCGACGCGATGTTCCGCACCCGGGCCGGGCCGCACTACCTGCTGGCCAGAGGCCACTTCCAGCTGGCCGTCGGCCGGCCGCGCGCCGCACTCGGCGACTTCCACGCCTGCCGCGACCTGACCGCGCCCTGGCAGCCGGCGCCGGGCGGCACCGTCCTGGACTGGCGCACCCCCGCGGCCGCGGCCGCGCGGGCCCTGCGCGGCGGTGCGCAGCGCGACGGCGACCCGATCGCCGCGCTGACCCGGGCCGAGCAGCGGGTCGCGGTCCTGGCCGCGCACGGCTGCACCAACCGGGGCATCGCCGCCAGGCTGTACGTCACACCCAGCACGGTCGAACAGCATCTGACGCGCATCTACCGCAAGTTGAGCCTGAAGTCCCGGTCGGACCTGGCGGAGCTGATCGCGGCGTAG
- the ccrA gene encoding crotonyl-CoA carboxylase/reductase, whose translation MDEIITALLSEDATPQDFAGLKVPESYRGVVVRKEDTGLFDGMASADKDPRKALHLQDVPTPEPGPGEALVAVMASSVNYNTVWSSIFEPLPTFGFLERYAKSVPAAARHDQPYHVLGSDLAGVVLRTGPGVNRWQPGQRVVAHCLSVELESSDGHNDTMLDPEQRIWGFETNFGGLAQLALVKSNQLMPKPEHLTWEEAAAPGLVNSTAYRQLVSRNGAGMKQGDNVLIWGASGGLGSYATQLALAGGATPICVVSSPQKAEVCRQMGAEAIIDRNAEGYRFWKDEETQDPREWKRFGKDIRELTGGEDVDIVFEHPGRETFGASVYVTRKGGTVVTCASTSGFRHEYDNRYLWMSLKRIVGSHFANYREAWEANRLVAKGKIHPTLSKVYPLEETGQAAYEVHRNQHQGKVGVLALAPREGLGVRDEELRAKHSRAINRFREGEAQTS comes from the coding sequence GTGGACGAGATCATCACTGCCCTTCTCTCCGAGGACGCGACGCCCCAGGACTTCGCGGGCCTGAAGGTTCCGGAGAGCTATCGCGGCGTCGTGGTCCGCAAGGAGGACACGGGCCTGTTCGACGGCATGGCCTCGGCCGACAAGGACCCGCGCAAGGCCCTGCACCTGCAGGACGTGCCGACGCCGGAACCGGGCCCGGGCGAGGCCCTGGTGGCGGTCATGGCGAGCTCCGTGAACTACAACACCGTGTGGAGCTCGATCTTCGAGCCGCTGCCGACGTTCGGCTTTCTGGAGCGGTACGCGAAGAGCGTCCCGGCCGCGGCCCGGCACGACCAGCCGTACCACGTCCTCGGCTCCGACCTCGCGGGCGTCGTGCTGCGCACCGGCCCCGGCGTGAACCGCTGGCAGCCCGGCCAACGAGTGGTCGCGCACTGCCTGTCGGTGGAGCTGGAGAGCTCCGACGGCCACAACGACACGATGCTCGACCCCGAGCAGCGCATCTGGGGCTTCGAGACCAACTTCGGCGGTCTCGCCCAGCTCGCCCTGGTCAAGTCCAACCAGCTGATGCCCAAGCCGGAGCACCTGACGTGGGAGGAGGCCGCGGCGCCCGGTCTGGTCAACTCGACCGCGTACCGCCAGCTCGTCTCGCGCAACGGCGCCGGCATGAAGCAGGGCGACAACGTGCTGATCTGGGGTGCGAGCGGCGGACTCGGCAGCTACGCGACCCAGCTCGCGCTCGCCGGCGGCGCGACGCCCATCTGCGTGGTGTCCAGCCCGCAGAAGGCGGAGGTCTGCCGGCAGATGGGCGCCGAGGCGATCATCGACCGCAATGCCGAGGGCTACCGGTTCTGGAAGGACGAGGAGACCCAGGACCCGCGCGAGTGGAAGCGGTTCGGCAAGGACATCCGTGAGCTGACCGGCGGCGAGGACGTGGACATCGTCTTCGAGCACCCGGGCCGCGAGACCTTCGGCGCCAGCGTCTACGTCACCCGCAAGGGCGGCACGGTCGTCACGTGCGCCTCCACCTCGGGCTTCCGGCACGAGTACGACAACCGCTACCTGTGGATGTCGCTGAAGCGGATCGTCGGCTCGCACTTCGCCAACTACCGCGAGGCGTGGGAGGCCAACCGCCTGGTGGCGAAGGGGAAGATCCACCCCACGCTGTCGAAGGTGTACCCGCTGGAGGAGACCGGGCAGGCCGCGTACGAGGTGCACCGCAATCAGCACCAGGGCAAGGTCGGCGTCCTCGCGCTCGCTCCCCGCGAAGGACTCGGCGTACGCGACGAGGAACTGCGCGCGAAGCACAGCCGGGCCATCAACCGCTTCCGTGAAGGCGAGGCGCAGACCTCATGA